The Roseimicrobium gellanilyticum genome contains a region encoding:
- the urtE gene encoding urea ABC transporter ATP-binding subunit UrtE, whose translation MFDVKNLKVAYGQSVVIPDLSFSAAESEILGIVGRNGMGKTTLFRSLIGMIPTVDGTVTIKGKEITHKPSYKRVSEGVAFVPQGRMIFPYLSVYENLISGVKGGVSEEAVNEIYALFPVLRDMKNRKGGNLSGGQQQQLAIGRALMTNPSVLLLDEPTEGIQPSIIKDISKSLREIRDMKKLTIIVSEQVLSFVLDTCDRIAVIDKGKLIREDKRDAVDAAKIKAMLAV comes from the coding sequence ATGTTTGATGTCAAAAATCTCAAGGTTGCCTACGGGCAGAGTGTGGTCATCCCGGACCTGAGCTTCAGCGCCGCTGAGAGCGAGATTCTGGGAATCGTGGGCCGCAACGGCATGGGGAAGACGACCCTCTTCCGCAGCCTCATTGGCATGATTCCCACGGTGGATGGCACCGTCACCATCAAGGGCAAGGAAATCACGCACAAGCCCTCCTACAAGCGCGTGTCCGAGGGGGTGGCCTTCGTGCCGCAGGGGCGCATGATCTTCCCGTATCTCTCGGTGTATGAGAACCTCATCTCCGGGGTGAAAGGCGGCGTGAGCGAGGAGGCGGTGAATGAAATCTATGCTCTCTTCCCCGTGCTGCGGGACATGAAGAACCGCAAGGGTGGCAACCTCTCCGGTGGCCAGCAGCAGCAGCTGGCCATCGGTCGCGCGCTGATGACGAACCCCAGCGTGCTCCTTCTCGATGAACCGACCGAAGGCATCCAGCCCTCCATCATTAAGGACATCTCCAAGAGCCTCCGCGAGATTCGTGACATGAAGAAGCTCACCATTATCGTGAGTGAGCAGGTCCTCTCCTTCGTGCTCGACACCTGCGACCGCATCGCGGTGATCGACAAGGGCAAGCTCATTCGCGAGGACAAACGCGACGCGGTCGATGCCGCCAAGATCAAGGCCATGCTCGCGGTGTGA
- the urtC gene encoding urea ABC transporter permease subunit UrtC yields the protein MTTAFRTLFKNRGEAIAFALFAALILVVLPLVLPIFRLNLVGKYLTFGFVAIGLVLLWGRCGILSLGQGVFFGLGGYAMAMFLKLEASDPQSTAIQSTPGIPDFMDWNQLTALPWFWEPFKSFTFTTFAVFLLPGIIAFIIGWAMFRRRVGGVYFAIITQAMALIMSLGIDGNQGYTGGRNGITDLRTLMGWDIRTTGAQYTLYFVCVALLILAALFAKYVINTRTGRVLMAIRDREERVRFSGYNVAIFRTFVFTIAAMLSGLGGALFVLQVGFMSPSIIGIVPSIEMVIFTAVGGRLSVIGAVLGCLIVNFGKTAFSEAYPDAWLYLMGGTFIAVVMFFPDGLAGILDKSKGFKEKLAILGGKTAGLIRGMKKAAATPATAAATPAGSTEIHNRAD from the coding sequence ATGACTACTGCATTCCGAACGTTGTTCAAAAACCGGGGGGAGGCCATCGCCTTCGCGCTCTTTGCGGCCCTCATCCTCGTGGTCCTTCCTCTGGTGCTGCCCATCTTCCGCCTGAACCTGGTGGGCAAGTACCTGACCTTTGGCTTCGTCGCCATCGGTCTGGTACTGCTCTGGGGACGCTGCGGCATTCTGAGTTTGGGACAGGGCGTATTCTTCGGCCTCGGCGGCTATGCCATGGCGATGTTCCTGAAGCTGGAGGCCTCTGACCCACAGAGCACCGCCATTCAGAGCACGCCGGGCATTCCGGACTTCATGGACTGGAACCAGCTCACGGCGCTGCCGTGGTTCTGGGAGCCGTTCAAGAGCTTTACCTTCACCACCTTCGCTGTGTTCCTGCTGCCGGGCATCATCGCCTTCATCATCGGCTGGGCCATGTTCCGCAGAAGGGTGGGGGGCGTGTACTTCGCCATCATCACGCAGGCCATGGCGCTCATCATGTCCCTCGGCATTGATGGCAACCAGGGTTACACCGGTGGCAGAAACGGCATCACCGACCTGAGGACGCTGATGGGCTGGGACATCCGGACCACGGGCGCGCAGTACACGCTCTACTTCGTGTGTGTGGCTCTGCTCATCCTCGCCGCGCTCTTTGCGAAGTATGTAATCAACACCCGCACCGGTCGCGTACTCATGGCCATTCGTGACCGTGAGGAGCGTGTGCGCTTCTCCGGGTACAATGTGGCCATCTTCCGCACGTTTGTGTTCACCATCGCTGCGATGCTCTCCGGTCTGGGTGGCGCGCTCTTCGTGCTCCAGGTGGGCTTCATGTCCCCTTCCATCATCGGCATTGTGCCTTCGATTGAGATGGTCATCTTCACCGCGGTGGGAGGCAGGCTCTCGGTGATTGGCGCCGTGCTCGGCTGTCTCATCGTGAACTTCGGCAAGACGGCCTTCTCTGAAGCCTATCCCGATGCCTGGCTCTACCTCATGGGAGGCACCTTCATAGCCGTGGTGATGTTCTTTCCGGATGGTCTCGCCGGCATCCTCGACAAATCCAAGGGGTTCAAGGAAAAGCTCGCCATTCTCGGGGGCAAGACCGCGGGACTCATTCGCGGCATGAAGAAAGCCGCGGCCACCCCAGCCACTGCCGCCGCCACGCCTGCTGGCTCCACTGAAATCCACAACCGCGCAGACTGA
- the urtD gene encoding urea ABC transporter ATP-binding protein UrtD, protein MPNENFVLEVEDLGVSFDGFKAVDGFNFYLTRNSVHVIIGPNGAGKTTVLDLICGKTRATTGSVKFKDKNIRGNREYRIVRQGIGRKFQTPSIYENLTVLENLELSHPKGRGVFSCFFYRRKPDIMQMCLDVAKEIGLEDKLETEGGILSHGQKQWLEIGMLLMQNPEIIMLDEPVAGMSVKEREATSKLIRKICQNRSVIVIEHDMEFVKEIADRVTVMHMGKVLSEGSMETVQSDPKVIEVYIGH, encoded by the coding sequence ATGCCGAACGAAAACTTTGTGCTGGAGGTGGAAGACCTCGGCGTGTCCTTCGATGGATTCAAGGCGGTGGATGGATTCAACTTCTACCTGACCCGAAACTCCGTCCACGTCATCATCGGCCCCAATGGAGCTGGTAAGACCACGGTCTTGGACCTCATCTGCGGAAAGACACGAGCCACCACCGGCAGTGTGAAGTTCAAGGACAAGAACATCCGCGGCAATCGTGAGTACCGCATCGTGCGCCAGGGAATCGGAAGGAAATTCCAGACGCCCTCTATCTACGAGAACCTCACGGTGCTGGAGAATCTGGAGCTCTCGCATCCCAAGGGTCGCGGCGTTTTCAGCTGCTTCTTCTACCGGCGCAAACCGGATATCATGCAGATGTGCCTGGATGTCGCGAAGGAGATTGGCCTGGAGGACAAGCTGGAGACCGAGGGCGGCATCCTCAGCCACGGACAGAAGCAGTGGCTGGAGATTGGCATGCTGCTCATGCAGAATCCGGAGATCATCATGCTGGATGAACCCGTGGCCGGCATGAGCGTGAAGGAGCGCGAAGCCACCTCCAAACTCATCCGCAAAATCTGCCAGAACCGCTCGGTCATCGTCATCGAGCACGACATGGAGTTCGTGAAGGAAATCGCCGATCGCGTCACGGTCATGCACATGGGCAAGGTCCTCTCCGAGGGCTCCATGGAGACCGTGCAGAGCGACCCCAAGGTCATCGAGGTCTACATCGGCCACTGA